The following coding sequences are from one Pedosphaera parvula Ellin514 window:
- a CDS encoding RNA polymerase sigma factor: MTDDAQLLRRFTSEGSEDAFNSLVTRHIDLVYSAALRMANGDSHLAQDVTQTVFTDLARKASSLSPNVILPGWLYRHACFTASKSIRTERRRQAREQTAMQLNSLSNEPDVSWDQIAPLLEPAMAELAETDRDALVLRYFNRQDLRTVGNALNLSEDAAQKRVSRALDKLRTLLHQRGATLTVTALAGLLTAEAVSAAPAGIIATISGTAVAATVATGGFTWALVTKLLLISALIAAIAVPLAIQHQTGVKLLEENRSLRRQMDEASRLEAENKRFSNLLASRNEAQSLARTQLNELLRLRSEVSRLRQQTTLVKNQPSKSSPISLKFENLDLSHLLELYAQTAHRSILRPTALPQTSFTLNTSATNDAEAALLLEKALAEKGFTTVLDGDKFAMIVPAYQASIAVPHSAEIKTSPPRWPGLEERGQVPTGEVNFPAAFVETVTKIYAELIHRKLISHDRLPPGLLITFRNQTPLTKSELIYALDTLLAWQNIKVIPVGDDSVQAVVSTAQ, from the coding sequence ATGACTGACGACGCCCAACTCCTGCGACGCTTCACTAGCGAAGGTTCCGAAGATGCCTTCAACAGCCTCGTCACCCGCCATATCGATCTGGTCTATTCCGCTGCCCTGCGCATGGCCAATGGCGATTCCCATCTCGCCCAGGACGTTACCCAAACCGTCTTTACCGATCTTGCCCGCAAGGCATCGAGCCTGTCCCCGAATGTGATACTGCCCGGCTGGCTCTATCGTCATGCCTGCTTCACCGCTTCCAAAAGCATTCGCACCGAACGACGCCGTCAGGCACGCGAACAGACCGCCATGCAACTCAATTCGCTTTCAAATGAACCTGATGTCTCCTGGGATCAGATCGCACCGTTGCTGGAGCCCGCCATGGCTGAACTCGCGGAAACGGATCGCGACGCCCTTGTTCTCCGCTACTTCAACCGTCAGGATCTTCGCACTGTCGGCAACGCACTGAACCTCAGCGAAGACGCCGCGCAAAAGCGTGTCAGCCGCGCCCTCGACAAACTCCGCACCCTCTTACATCAACGTGGAGCCACGCTTACCGTTACTGCCCTTGCTGGCCTCCTCACCGCTGAAGCCGTCTCCGCTGCCCCCGCTGGCATCATAGCCACCATCTCCGGCACTGCGGTTGCTGCAACCGTGGCTACTGGCGGATTCACCTGGGCACTGGTGACCAAACTGTTGCTCATCAGCGCCCTGATCGCGGCCATTGCCGTGCCATTGGCAATCCAACATCAAACCGGGGTTAAGTTGCTCGAGGAAAATCGCTCGTTGCGACGGCAAATGGATGAAGCATCGCGACTCGAAGCGGAGAACAAACGCTTTTCCAACCTGCTCGCCTCCCGCAACGAAGCGCAATCTCTAGCTCGAACGCAACTCAACGAGTTACTCCGCCTGCGCAGTGAAGTGAGCAGGCTGCGCCAGCAAACAACTTTGGTGAAAAATCAACCCTCCAAATCTTCGCCTATTTCCCTGAAGTTTGAGAATCTCGATCTAAGCCATCTGCTTGAACTTTATGCACAAACCGCCCATCGAAGCATATTGCGCCCCACTGCTCTGCCGCAGACTTCCTTTACCCTGAATACCTCCGCCACCAACGATGCTGAAGCAGCTCTCCTCCTGGAAAAAGCGTTGGCCGAAAAAGGATTCACCACCGTCCTGGACGGAGATAAATTCGCCATGATTGTTCCTGCTTATCAGGCTTCAATTGCTGTGCCACATTCAGCTGAAATCAAAACGTCACCACCTCGCTGGCCCGGCTTGGAGGAGCGCGGCCAAGTGCCCACTGGCGAGGTCAACTTCCCTGCGGCTTTTGTAGAGACCGTTACGAAAATTTATGCCGAATTGATTCATCGTAAGTTGATTTCCCATGATCGACTCCCACCGGGCCTCCTAATTACTTTCCGCAACCAAACACCTTTGACCAAGTCAGAGCTGATTTACGCCTTGGACACCTTGCTCGCGTGGCAAAACATCAAAGTCATTCCCGTGGGCGACGATTCAGTCCAGGCAGTCGTCAGTACGGCGCAATAA
- a CDS encoding DUF7133 domain-containing protein: protein MKLSFRRTVLTFLAATCPLAQAQIGDKSDKRGEVQKSLVPRELIPPSPALSVVDALKSFKLQPGFHIECVASEPLVEDPVVAQFDPDGRLWVVEMRGFMPDLDGNGEDAPVGRVVVLTDTDGDGKMDKSTVFADGLVLPRALAFVGGGVLVGAPPHLYFLRDTNGDGKADEKIEIASDFGVAVDPKRPELANPEREPNSLLWGIDNWIYGAAYMTRFKYDQGEWKHGVTIFRGQWGLSQDENGRLFYNSNSDQLRYDAIPSTYIGRNPNFLQAHGNNVNAAENQFVWPARVNPGINRGYRPDMLRDGRLKEYTAACSPYVFYSDLFPQEFYGNVFVAEPAGNLVRRNILSETNGAVLGKNPYDKAEFLASTDERFRPVHFTTGPDGALYIVDLYRGVLQHRISLTTYLRNQSAERNLDKPIHLGRIYRVVPDGRDAMNKAHFSVESPLQWIDHLSHSNDWWRFTAQRLLVEKHDPVTIPALKSLALNGAQPLGRLHALWTLDGLKALDQSTAQKALTDKDARVRAAAMRLCENFFDSEEKAEVLNKLFALKTDAAPEVQLQLALTLGEAHDPQADFVLANLATTAQTNAFLPDAILSSVHGRELELLRKLVSTLDWKKPQGMQARVLSGLAACVVIQRQPERVQQLLALIADCGIAAQQQSLLDGIASTAGVTTKKPVKLAKAPQALTVLAGDTNDKISTRGKKISALFTWAGKPGAKPEPVIPPLTTEQQKRFEAGKPLFLGSCAACHQSHGMGMEGLAPPLVDSEWVLGSEQRLVRIALNGLHGPIKVNGKGYQLDMPSMGLFDDEQLAAILTYIRREWDNGGSPVDSATVKAIRAANAKRQEAWSSDELLKIQ from the coding sequence ATGAAGCTGTCGTTCAGAAGAACTGTACTCACCTTTTTAGCCGCCACTTGCCCGCTCGCGCAGGCTCAGATCGGCGACAAATCGGATAAGCGAGGAGAAGTCCAGAAGTCGCTTGTCCCTCGCGAGTTAATTCCGCCATCGCCCGCGCTCTCCGTGGTGGATGCGCTAAAGAGTTTCAAGCTGCAGCCCGGCTTTCACATCGAATGTGTCGCTAGCGAGCCGCTGGTCGAGGATCCGGTGGTGGCGCAGTTCGATCCGGATGGCCGGCTTTGGGTGGTTGAAATGCGGGGTTTCATGCCCGACCTGGATGGCAACGGCGAAGATGCTCCTGTGGGGCGGGTGGTTGTGCTTACTGACACTGATGGCGATGGCAAAATGGACAAGAGCACCGTGTTTGCGGATGGGCTCGTTCTGCCTCGCGCCCTGGCTTTTGTCGGCGGTGGGGTGCTGGTGGGAGCGCCGCCACATCTTTACTTCCTGCGGGACACAAATGGAGATGGCAAGGCTGATGAAAAGATTGAGATCGCCTCGGACTTCGGGGTGGCTGTCGATCCGAAGCGTCCTGAACTTGCCAATCCTGAACGGGAGCCGAACAGTCTGTTGTGGGGCATTGACAACTGGATTTATGGCGCGGCTTACATGACACGCTTCAAATATGATCAAGGCGAATGGAAACATGGTGTCACCATATTTCGTGGCCAATGGGGTCTCAGCCAGGATGAAAACGGTCGCCTCTTTTATAATTCCAACAGTGACCAACTGCGTTACGATGCCATTCCTTCCACCTATATCGGGCGCAACCCAAATTTCCTCCAGGCCCATGGCAACAACGTCAACGCGGCTGAAAATCAGTTCGTGTGGCCTGCACGCGTCAACCCCGGAATCAATCGCGGTTACCGTCCTGATATGCTGCGTGACGGTCGTTTGAAGGAGTATACCGCCGCCTGTTCACCCTACGTCTTTTACAGCGATCTTTTTCCCCAGGAATTTTACGGCAATGTCTTTGTCGCTGAACCGGCCGGGAACCTGGTTCGTCGCAACATTCTCTCCGAAACCAATGGTGCCGTCCTCGGCAAAAATCCCTACGACAAGGCAGAGTTTCTGGCCTCCACTGATGAACGTTTTCGCCCGGTCCACTTCACCACCGGGCCCGACGGAGCACTCTATATTGTGGATCTTTACCGTGGCGTGCTGCAGCATCGCATTTCCCTGACCACCTATCTCCGCAATCAGTCTGCGGAACGCAATTTGGACAAGCCGATTCATCTTGGCCGCATCTACCGCGTTGTCCCTGATGGCCGGGACGCAATGAACAAGGCCCACTTTTCCGTCGAGTCTCCGCTGCAATGGATCGATCACCTGTCACATTCCAACGATTGGTGGCGTTTCACCGCGCAACGATTGCTGGTTGAAAAACATGATCCCGTCACCATTCCCGCCCTCAAGAGTCTGGCTCTGAATGGTGCTCAGCCGCTGGGAAGATTGCATGCGCTCTGGACGCTTGATGGCCTCAAAGCCCTGGATCAATCCACGGCTCAAAAAGCTTTGACGGACAAAGACGCGCGTGTCCGTGCGGCAGCCATGCGCCTGTGCGAAAACTTTTTCGACTCGGAAGAGAAGGCTGAAGTTCTCAACAAACTATTTGCTTTGAAGACAGATGCGGCGCCTGAAGTTCAATTGCAACTCGCACTCACCCTGGGCGAGGCTCACGATCCGCAGGCAGATTTCGTTCTGGCCAATCTCGCTACGACCGCCCAAACAAATGCGTTCCTGCCCGACGCCATTTTGAGCAGTGTACATGGCCGCGAATTGGAGCTGCTACGGAAGCTGGTTTCCACACTTGATTGGAAAAAGCCTCAGGGCATGCAAGCGCGGGTTCTCAGTGGCCTGGCGGCTTGCGTGGTTATTCAGCGCCAGCCCGAGCGCGTGCAGCAACTGCTCGCCTTGATCGCCGACTGCGGAATTGCCGCCCAGCAACAATCGCTGTTGGATGGCATCGCCTCCACAGCTGGTGTCACGACTAAAAAACCTGTGAAGCTCGCCAAAGCACCCCAGGCGCTTACTGTGTTGGCGGGAGATACCAATGACAAAATCTCTACTCGTGGAAAGAAGATATCCGCCCTGTTCACCTGGGCTGGCAAGCCGGGCGCAAAACCCGAGCCCGTCATTCCACCGCTCACCACCGAGCAGCAGAAGCGCTTTGAAGCCGGCAAACCATTGTTCCTGGGAAGCTGTGCCGCCTGCCATCAATCGCACGGCATGGGCATGGAAGGCCTGGCACCGCCCTTGGTGGATTCCGAATGGGTGCTCGGTTCAGAACAACGTCTAGTGCGTATCGCGCTGAATGGTCTCCATGGCCCCATCAAGGTAAATGGCAAAGGTTATCAGCTCGATATGCCCAGCATGGGCCTCTTCGATGATGAGCAACTCGCGGCCATTCTTACTTACATTCGTCGCGAGTGGGATAATGGTGGTTCGCCAGTGGATTCGGCCACTGTGAAGGCTATTCGTGCCGCAAATGCCAAACGTCAGGAGGCGTGGAGCTCTGACGAACTGTTGAAGATTCAATGA
- a CDS encoding tetratricopeptide repeat protein, with protein MGNGRKNLFAISLLLAFGTLAVYLPSLGNHFTTYDDPQYVTANDHVNSGLTLSNLLWAFTTGHAGNWHPLTWISHMLDVQLYGLQPVGHHLTNVLLHTANTLLLFWTLFGMTRRPWLSMMVAALFAWHPLHVESVAWISERKDVLSTFFFLLTLLSYSRYVRQRSKAFYLISLFCFACGLLSKPMLVTLPCVLLLLDFWPLERAQLKDLMAWRKLAFEKIPFFTLAIVVSVITVMVQYQGGTISSMVKLPLGARMANAFVSYFRYVLKFLWPTDLSVLYVHPGHWPSAFVASAVSFVIGITILALGCASRRPYFLVGWFWFLGTLAPVIGLVQVGVQSMADRYTYIPSIGLSVLLTWGLTELAQHKTQLLTLASAGALSVCLALTWQQEHYWKDGQALFQHALEIANHEFPNVSLQSSNVPLTSGFADIHFNLALALEKNGYLDDALRHYDETSNLKPNYLNAHYDQGVIFANQGKSAESIDQFRAELKLNPNNSRALNNLGTALMQTGEANEAFAAFLHALALDPANPTIHYNTANAYAKLHRWPEAQQEYEAALRENPDLPLVSYALAGALLAQGKTRDALVIYRKLLQSNPEQPQLLDRIAWILVTNPDPNIRNGTEAVRLAQHACELTHNSKPALLATLAAAYAEAGRFDEAVVTQKNVLNLISSIPNETGFKEASQRLELYESHKPFRDGSALN; from the coding sequence ATGGGCAATGGCAGAAAAAATCTTTTCGCAATCTCTCTGCTATTGGCTTTTGGCACTCTGGCTGTTTACCTGCCATCGCTCGGTAATCATTTCACCACCTACGACGATCCCCAATACGTCACGGCAAATGATCACGTAAACAGCGGACTGACACTCTCGAACCTGCTTTGGGCCTTTACCACCGGACATGCCGGCAATTGGCATCCGCTGACCTGGATTTCGCACATGCTTGATGTGCAGTTGTACGGGCTACAGCCTGTCGGCCATCATCTAACTAATGTGCTGCTGCACACCGCCAACACACTCCTGCTGTTCTGGACGCTCTTTGGCATGACCCGGCGTCCGTGGCTCAGTATGATGGTCGCCGCCCTGTTTGCCTGGCATCCGCTGCATGTGGAATCGGTGGCCTGGATTTCTGAGCGCAAGGATGTTCTCAGCACTTTCTTTTTTCTGCTGACCCTTTTGAGCTATTCCCGCTACGTTCGCCAGCGTTCCAAGGCCTTTTATTTAATCAGCCTTTTCTGTTTCGCGTGCGGCCTGCTTTCCAAACCGATGCTCGTGACTCTGCCTTGCGTGCTCCTATTGCTTGATTTCTGGCCGCTCGAACGCGCCCAACTTAAAGACCTCATGGCCTGGAGAAAACTTGCCTTCGAGAAAATCCCTTTCTTCACCCTGGCCATCGTCGTCAGCGTCATCACTGTCATGGTTCAGTATCAGGGCGGCACAATTTCCTCGATGGTCAAGCTTCCGCTTGGCGCACGCATGGCAAATGCATTTGTCTCGTACTTCCGTTATGTTTTGAAATTCCTTTGGCCAACTGACCTCTCGGTCCTTTACGTGCACCCAGGACACTGGCCTTCCGCCTTCGTTGCCAGTGCGGTTTCATTCGTGATCGGCATCACCATTTTAGCTCTGGGGTGTGCCTCACGGCGTCCTTACTTCCTGGTGGGCTGGTTTTGGTTCCTTGGCACTCTTGCTCCTGTAATTGGATTGGTTCAGGTCGGCGTGCAATCCATGGCCGATCGCTACACTTACATTCCCTCCATCGGTCTGTCAGTTCTCCTGACGTGGGGCCTAACTGAACTGGCTCAGCACAAAACCCAACTCCTCACACTCGCGAGTGCAGGTGCTCTCAGCGTCTGCCTCGCGCTCACCTGGCAGCAGGAGCATTATTGGAAAGATGGCCAAGCCTTGTTTCAACACGCGTTGGAAATTGCGAACCATGAGTTTCCTAATGTTTCGCTCCAGTCCTCCAATGTCCCGCTGACCTCGGGATTTGCCGATATCCATTTCAACCTCGCTCTTGCATTGGAAAAAAATGGCTACCTCGATGATGCTCTCCGTCACTATGACGAAACTTCAAACTTAAAACCGAATTATCTCAATGCGCATTACGATCAAGGTGTCATCTTTGCCAATCAGGGAAAATCAGCCGAATCGATCGATCAATTTCGCGCGGAACTGAAACTCAATCCGAACAATTCCCGTGCACTCAATAATCTCGGCACCGCACTCATGCAAACAGGCGAAGCCAATGAGGCGTTCGCCGCTTTTCTACATGCATTGGCACTCGACCCCGCCAATCCCACGATTCACTACAATACAGCAAACGCCTATGCCAAATTGCATCGCTGGCCTGAAGCTCAGCAGGAATACGAAGCTGCCCTGCGGGAAAACCCTGATTTGCCTCTCGTTAGTTATGCCCTAGCCGGCGCTTTGCTGGCCCAAGGAAAAACCAGGGACGCCTTGGTTATTTATCGGAAACTTCTGCAAAGCAATCCCGAGCAACCGCAGCTTTTAGATCGCATCGCCTGGATACTTGTCACCAATCCTGATCCGAACATCCGCAACGGCACCGAAGCTGTTCGCCTCGCCCAACATGCCTGCGAACTCACTCACAATTCCAAACCAGCGCTCCTCGCCACACTGGCCGCCGCTTACGCCGAGGCGGGCCGGTTTGATGAAGCGGTCGTGACTCAAAAGAACGTTTTGAATCTGATCTCGAGCATCCCGAATGAAACTGGATTCAAAGAGGCCTCTCAACGGCTTGAATTATATGAATCGCACAAACCTTTCCGCGATGGTTCGGCTCTCAACTAA
- a CDS encoding carboxypeptidase-like regulatory domain-containing protein: MRNIKEILFAVAIGLLAVSTSPAEEKIHGVVLDDAGRPVAGARVLDATSQVVFLMDGKFGCGAFKGTTTNTDDVGRFLLRGVGENKTRVIVVSEDGQMIQPVEASGPGQALKITLPKPATLLIRYDIPGDVAEAYFELTLRTNKLKLPLWNYITLKTTAKVSNGGQIVLSNLTAGTYDFSRIRIGGPTNSGFMFMSGDPAEFVRSDLQRLDLKSGRTQQVHVVRSLGQRVQGQVTGLEPTTNLAGAYLYLGSATAIGSPLDFKSKLEPCFDAVELGEDGHFQTALLEPGTYTLVAEVFNLGEPPPRKPVADDEPEFWGFEGLSRSLRLAFVGSTKVTVTRQSPPSVVKFRLRPWVEPQK; this comes from the coding sequence ATGAGAAACATTAAAGAAATCCTGTTCGCCGTTGCGATCGGCCTGCTGGCGGTTTCGACCAGCCCGGCTGAGGAGAAGATTCACGGGGTGGTGCTGGATGACGCCGGGCGGCCGGTGGCGGGCGCGCGGGTGCTTGATGCCACCTCGCAAGTTGTGTTTCTGATGGATGGCAAATTTGGGTGTGGCGCATTCAAAGGCACCACTACAAACACCGACGATGTGGGGCGCTTTTTGCTCAGGGGAGTTGGCGAAAACAAAACACGTGTCATAGTTGTTTCGGAGGATGGCCAGATGATCCAGCCGGTCGAAGCTTCAGGGCCGGGGCAGGCTTTGAAAATCACACTGCCGAAACCGGCAACCTTGCTCATCCGCTATGACATTCCCGGAGACGTGGCGGAGGCATATTTTGAGCTGACACTTCGCACCAATAAATTGAAGTTGCCACTATGGAACTATATCACCCTGAAGACGACGGCAAAGGTTTCCAACGGCGGACAAATCGTGTTGAGCAATCTCACTGCCGGCACATACGATTTTTCTCGAATAAGGATAGGAGGTCCGACAAATTCCGGCTTCATGTTTATGTCTGGCGACCCTGCCGAGTTCGTAAGAAGCGACCTCCAGCGACTCGACCTCAAGTCAGGCCGCACTCAACAGGTTCACGTTGTGCGCTCGCTGGGACAGCGTGTTCAGGGGCAGGTGACCGGCTTGGAACCAACCACAAACCTGGCTGGGGCATACCTCTACTTGGGTTCAGCCACGGCCATCGGCAGTCCCCTCGACTTTAAATCAAAATTGGAACCCTGCTTCGACGCTGTGGAATTAGGCGAGGATGGACATTTCCAGACTGCACTCCTGGAGCCGGGCACGTATACGCTGGTGGCGGAGGTTTTCAACTTGGGCGAACCCCCGCCTCGCAAGCCCGTCGCAGATGATGAACCAGAATTTTGGGGGTTCGAGGGGCTCTCAAGATCACTGCGACTTGCTTTTGTGGGCTCTACCAAAGTGACCGTCACCCGGCAGTCCCCGCCGTCGGTGGTAAAGTTCAGACTTCGCCCCTGGGTTGAGCCACAAAAGTGA
- a CDS encoding response regulator: protein MNGNTILVAEDEEGDFELLQSLLDECHITNPVQLVQDGEKLLSYLKGKGPYGDRAKYPLPILLLLDLKMPRLDGLEILAWIQAEFKPEFPIVVLTGSKDVQQMNRAFDLGARSFLSKPLQQAEFKTAICSLKGIQLKGEDEAEDWEHFTPPIGT, encoded by the coding sequence ATGAATGGGAATACAATTTTAGTGGCGGAGGATGAAGAGGGCGATTTTGAATTGCTACAGAGCCTCCTTGACGAATGTCATATCACCAATCCGGTGCAACTCGTGCAGGATGGCGAAAAGCTGCTCAGCTACCTTAAAGGCAAAGGCCCTTATGGTGACCGCGCCAAATATCCCCTGCCCATCCTGCTGCTGCTCGACTTGAAAATGCCTCGCCTGGATGGACTGGAGATCCTCGCCTGGATTCAAGCCGAGTTCAAACCCGAGTTTCCAATCGTGGTTTTGACCGGTTCCAAGGACGTGCAACAGATGAACCGCGCCTTCGATCTCGGAGCTCGCTCCTTTCTCAGCAAACCCCTGCAACAGGCGGAATTCAAAACCGCAATTTGTTCGCTTAAAGGCATCCAACTCAAGGGCGAAGACGAGGCGGAAGATTGGGAACACTTTACCCCTCCCATCGGAACTTGA
- a CDS encoding DUF3592 domain-containing protein — MFMVGVVFSLIGLVCLFFSFCLFRGAFRKRNGWKSAPGIVVGYVESIRDGQRHYRSQVQFTAKGGNPVVITSNIGSNTHLNRIGDQVKVLYDLNNPAQGVIKSFSTLYMPGIVLAFIAVCFSGVGGHILYSLDSSKM; from the coding sequence ATGTTCATGGTAGGCGTCGTCTTTTCACTTATCGGTTTGGTATGCCTGTTCTTCAGTTTTTGTTTGTTCCGTGGCGCTTTTCGCAAACGAAATGGATGGAAAAGCGCCCCTGGCATTGTGGTTGGCTATGTTGAATCCATCAGGGACGGCCAGAGGCACTACCGATCTCAGGTGCAATTCACCGCCAAAGGTGGAAACCCGGTGGTTATTACTTCAAACATCGGCTCCAACACCCATCTTAACAGGATTGGAGATCAGGTGAAGGTTTTGTATGATTTAAACAATCCCGCTCAAGGCGTGATCAAGTCGTTTTCGACTTTGTACATGCCCGGCATTGTGCTCGCATTTATTGCAGTCTGCTTTTCAGGGGTGGGTGGTCATATTTTATACTCCCTTGACTCATCGAAAATGTGA
- a CDS encoding glycoside hydrolase family 5 protein translates to MKAHQLIILLGFALVAAKPGVAAQTNVMKPLPYTGVNLAGGEFYDPVKTPEPMYGRNFSYPTRAEYEYFAGKGMNVFRVQFLWETLQAKAKEPFRQAELDRLKSTVKLATARGLTVILDPHNYARYYGKVVGSNEVPYDAFADFWGRLANEFRGDTNVWFGLVNEPHDMPTEQWLQAANEAIAAVRKTGAENLILVPGNGYSSAHGWVKGKWYGTSNGSVMQKIHDPNSNYVFEVHQYLDKDSSGTHREVVRPTIGSERLKEFVEWCRQNKQRAFLGEFAVAEGETGRLAIEDMLQAMERDRDVWLGFTWWAAGSRWGNYMFSLEPKDGKDRPQMEYLRGHLQK, encoded by the coding sequence ATGAAGGCGCATCAACTGATTATTTTGTTGGGTTTCGCTTTGGTGGCAGCAAAGCCAGGTGTCGCGGCACAGACCAATGTGATGAAGCCGCTGCCCTATACGGGAGTGAACCTGGCCGGTGGAGAGTTTTATGATCCCGTCAAGACGCCTGAGCCGATGTATGGGAGGAACTTTAGTTATCCCACCAGGGCAGAGTATGAATATTTCGCAGGCAAAGGGATGAATGTTTTTCGGGTGCAATTCTTGTGGGAGACTTTGCAGGCGAAAGCAAAGGAGCCGTTCCGGCAGGCTGAACTGGATAGATTAAAAAGCACGGTAAAGCTGGCGACGGCGCGCGGGCTCACGGTGATTTTAGATCCGCACAATTATGCCCGGTATTACGGCAAGGTGGTGGGGAGCAACGAGGTGCCGTATGACGCATTCGCGGATTTTTGGGGACGACTCGCCAACGAATTTCGAGGCGATACGAACGTGTGGTTTGGGTTGGTGAACGAGCCGCATGATATGCCGACGGAACAATGGCTGCAGGCGGCGAACGAAGCGATCGCGGCCGTTCGCAAGACGGGTGCGGAGAATTTGATTTTGGTGCCCGGCAATGGCTATTCCAGCGCGCACGGTTGGGTGAAGGGGAAATGGTACGGGACATCGAATGGGAGCGTGATGCAAAAGATTCACGACCCGAACAGCAATTATGTATTCGAGGTGCATCAATATTTGGACAAGGACAGTTCGGGGACGCACCGGGAGGTGGTGAGACCGACGATTGGGAGTGAGCGGTTGAAGGAATTTGTGGAGTGGTGTCGGCAGAACAAGCAGCGGGCGTTTTTGGGAGAGTTTGCGGTGGCGGAGGGAGAAACCGGGCGGCTGGCGATTGAAGACATGTTACAAGCCATGGAACGGGATCGGGATGTCTGGCTGGGCTTTACCTGGTGGGCGGCGGGGTCGCGTTGGGGGAATTATATGTTTTCGCTGGAGCCGAAGGATGGGAAGGACCGTCCGCAGATGGAGTATTTGCGGGGGCATTTGCAGAAATAG
- a CDS encoding Hsp70 family protein, whose translation MANYVCGIDFGTSNSAVAVYDLDRRAPSPLNAEICRPIPSLLYFPTEEKNSVFVGDDAVAAYVRSNFQGRFLQALKTFLTFSSFTETRINGRRYELPDLVALMMRQLKQTAEKAVEAPIDRVVLGRPVKFAGDSPNEELATERLYKAAKLVGFKQIEFEFEPVAAARYYQTLVTKNELVLVGDFGGGTSDFTLMSLSPSGESGTSESTVLGTAGVPFAGNKFDSELMRGKLLHHFGQGSQWWADDKWLNLPNHIFLDICEWHQIPFLRERRTMEFLRDVQRRTTNPKGIANLRALIFENYGYSVFQRIEEAKIRLSSADQTAIDCALKEVSFHEPVSLLEFNGLIQPHISAIRHCVQELLQAHSISDARVDNIFLTGGTSEVTAVKQLFIEMFGANKVRTGKTFTSVAEGLGLTAGSLFS comes from the coding sequence ATGGCTAATTACGTTTGCGGAATTGATTTTGGCACCAGTAACTCGGCGGTTGCGGTTTATGACCTCGACCGGCGCGCGCCCTCGCCATTGAACGCAGAAATCTGCCGGCCCATCCCTTCGCTCCTCTACTTTCCCACGGAGGAAAAGAATTCCGTTTTTGTCGGCGATGACGCCGTCGCCGCCTACGTCCGCTCGAATTTTCAAGGCCGCTTCCTGCAAGCGCTGAAGACCTTTCTCACGTTTTCCTCCTTCACCGAGACCCGCATCAACGGTCGCCGCTACGAACTTCCCGATCTCGTTGCCCTCATGATGCGGCAGCTCAAGCAAACTGCCGAAAAAGCTGTCGAAGCCCCCATCGACCGCGTCGTCCTCGGTCGTCCCGTCAAATTTGCCGGCGATTCGCCAAACGAAGAACTTGCCACGGAACGTCTTTACAAAGCCGCCAAGCTCGTCGGCTTCAAACAAATCGAATTCGAGTTCGAACCCGTCGCGGCTGCGCGGTATTACCAGACTCTCGTCACAAAGAACGAGCTCGTGCTCGTCGGCGATTTCGGCGGCGGCACCTCCGACTTCACGCTCATGTCCCTCTCGCCTTCCGGTGAAAGCGGCACCAGTGAATCCACGGTCCTCGGCACTGCGGGTGTTCCTTTCGCGGGTAACAAGTTTGATTCCGAACTCATGCGCGGCAAGCTCCTGCATCATTTCGGACAAGGTTCACAGTGGTGGGCCGATGATAAATGGCTAAACCTCCCCAACCACATTTTCCTCGATATCTGCGAGTGGCATCAAATCCCCTTTTTGCGCGAACGCCGCACCATGGAATTCCTGCGCGACGTCCAGCGGCGCACCACGAATCCCAAGGGCATCGCGAATTTACGCGCCCTTATTTTCGAGAATTACGGCTATTCTGTCTTCCAAAGAATTGAAGAAGCCAAAATCCGGCTCTCCTCCGCAGACCAAACCGCCATTGATTGCGCCCTCAAGGAAGTCTCGTTCCACGAACCAGTTTCCCTTCTCGAGTTCAACGGCCTCATCCAACCGCACATCAGCGCCATCCGGCATTGCGTTCAGGAACTCCTGCAGGCTCACAGCATCTCTGATGCCCGGGTCGATAACATCTTCCTCACCGGCGGCACCTCTGAAGTCACCGCCGTCAAACAACTTTTCATCGAGATGTTTGGCGCCAACAAGGTCCGCACCGGCAAAACCTTCACCAGCGTCGCCGAAGGTCTCGGCCTCACCGCCGGTTCCCTGTTCTCGTAG